In the genome of Pseudobdellovibrionaceae bacterium, one region contains:
- a CDS encoding DEAD/DEAH box helicase, which translates to MKSFSDFQFPMPVQQTLQKLNFTTTTEIQNEALPYAFGEQDLVACAQTGSGKTLAYSLPLLTKLFESPEKGGLILAPSRELAQQIAGVIRPFVENTRNLKMSVIVGGTDMIRQVRSLKRNPHIIVATPGRLNDHLRRRTVNLKNFEYLILDEGDRMLDMGFAPQLEEIFKYLPEKRYTMLFTATLPSKVKALIKDYLYQPKEIIIGPRSQPVSQIKQKVIFAKKQNKESLLMDELNRREGSVIIFSKTKVKTDKLADQLNEYGFNALKIHGDRTQGQRNRAIENFKNNKSRILCATDVVARGLDIPQVRHVINFDLPMMDEDFVHRVGRTGRNGASGDALSFVTPAEVSQWRKIAKRYKLSEVETEEHFAQSQEDQSSGYDSRSRNSRPSRNRKSVRTHAKRQGDSSERRADRRGQQEGRSEGKTSGSRSKKKSSQRNAKSAASAGKSGFKGKKSKSTKRPSNKGSKRFRGKKR; encoded by the coding sequence ATGAAATCTTTTTCTGATTTTCAATTCCCTATGCCTGTTCAACAGACATTACAAAAATTAAACTTTACTACAACAACCGAAATTCAAAACGAAGCACTTCCCTACGCCTTTGGTGAACAAGACTTAGTCGCTTGCGCTCAAACAGGCTCAGGAAAAACCTTAGCTTACAGTCTTCCCTTATTGACTAAACTTTTTGAATCCCCAGAAAAAGGCGGGTTGATCCTTGCCCCAAGCAGAGAACTTGCCCAACAGATTGCTGGCGTCATTCGACCTTTTGTCGAAAACACCAGAAATTTAAAAATGTCTGTCATTGTCGGTGGCACAGACATGATCAGACAAGTTCGTTCTTTAAAACGCAACCCACACATCATTGTCGCTACACCTGGACGTCTTAATGATCATTTGCGCCGCAGGACTGTAAACCTTAAAAACTTTGAATATCTGATCTTAGACGAAGGTGACCGCATGTTAGACATGGGATTTGCACCTCAACTTGAAGAGATCTTTAAATATCTACCAGAAAAAAGATACACCATGCTGTTCACAGCCACTTTGCCAAGTAAGGTTAAAGCTTTAATCAAAGATTATTTGTACCAACCCAAAGAGATCATCATTGGGCCACGCTCTCAGCCTGTTTCTCAGATTAAACAAAAAGTGATCTTTGCAAAAAAACAAAATAAAGAGTCCTTACTTATGGACGAGCTGAATCGTCGCGAAGGTTCTGTCATTATCTTTTCTAAAACTAAAGTTAAAACTGACAAACTTGCAGATCAACTCAATGAATATGGATTTAACGCCCTTAAAATTCATGGAGACCGAACTCAAGGCCAGAGAAATCGCGCCATTGAAAACTTTAAAAATAATAAATCACGCATTCTTTGCGCTACCGATGTGGTGGCCAGAGGCTTAGATATTCCACAAGTCCGACACGTCATTAACTTTGACCTCCCCATGATGGACGAAGACTTCGTTCATAGAGTAGGAAGAACTGGCAGGAATGGAGCCAGCGGAGATGCTCTGAGCTTTGTGACTCCAGCTGAAGTGTCTCAGTGGAGAAAGATCGCTAAAAGATATAAACTGAGCGAAGTCGAAACTGAAGAGCATTTTGCACAAAGCCAGGAAGACCAATCTTCAGGATATGATTCTCGCTCTAGAAATTCTCGCCCCTCTAGAAATAGAAAAAGTGTACGCACACACGCCAAGAGACAAGGTGACTCATCAGAAAGAAGAGCCGACCGCCGAGGACAACAAGAGGGCCGATCTGAAGGTAAAACATCAGGCTCACGGAGCAAGAAAAAGTCTTCTCAGCGTAACGCTAAATCGGCTGCATCAGCAGGTAAATCTGGCTTTAAAGGCAAGAAGTCTAAATCCACAAAACGTCCTTCAAACAAGGGATCTAAGCGTTTCCGTGGCAAAAAACGATAA
- a CDS encoding DoxX family protein, with protein MSVKSYFKVKSYHTAPSAVLLILRVVAGLAMMLHGWGKIQSPFNWMGADSSIPGVFQFLAAFSEFGGGLAWILGLLFPLASLGILATMIVAAGFHILVNGDPFVGAGSSYELAALYFCLSLVFLAFGPGNYSADKKIF; from the coding sequence ATGAGTGTGAAGTCTTATTTTAAAGTGAAGTCTTACCATACGGCACCGTCTGCAGTGCTTTTGATTTTAAGAGTGGTGGCAGGATTAGCTATGATGTTGCATGGATGGGGTAAAATTCAATCTCCCTTTAATTGGATGGGAGCGGATTCAAGTATTCCTGGTGTCTTTCAATTTTTAGCTGCATTTTCAGAATTTGGCGGAGGTTTAGCTTGGATTTTAGGGTTACTCTTTCCTTTGGCTTCGTTAGGAATTTTAGCCACTATGATCGTGGCTGCGGGATTTCACATTTTGGTCAATGGTGATCCCTTCGTAGGTGCGGGATCTTCTTATGAATTAGCCGCTCTTTACTTTTGTTTATCTTTAGTCTTCTTGGCATTTGGCCCAGGAAACTACTCTGCCGATAAAAAAATATTCTAA
- a CDS encoding serine protease, with amino-acid sequence MALTSFHVPTAHAVVFGMDDRTEIYNSPTLNREVSPAIALLVSPVFLISDPLGFLMDFPKISDSSEVALCKGERFYGQPTASVSCTGFLVASDLLITAGHCMTHYNTTITNGMTPQCSDFKWAFDYKYENAAKPLSALISTENIANCKEVIYANFMYEMNDPSDSSKTIHGEDIALIRLDRHIHRPALKVQTLVKQNETIATVGHPTGLPQKATLNGRVLDTTTHPYYFTMNLDVFGGNSGSPILNSKNEAIGVIVRAFPSLDYIYSEKDQCSRPNKCTPDLKTCDDKDEKEGTVMYSHGQFISNEILELIKNNAQPL; translated from the coding sequence GTGGCTCTTACAAGCTTTCATGTCCCCACAGCTCATGCCGTGGTTTTTGGAATGGATGACCGCACAGAAATCTACAATAGCCCCACACTGAATCGAGAAGTTTCACCCGCTATTGCTCTTTTGGTTTCACCTGTTTTTCTAATATCTGATCCCTTAGGATTCTTAATGGACTTCCCCAAAATTTCAGACAGTAGTGAAGTGGCTTTGTGTAAAGGCGAGCGTTTTTATGGCCAGCCCACTGCAAGTGTCAGCTGCACAGGTTTTTTAGTGGCTAGTGACCTATTGATCACAGCAGGTCATTGTATGACCCACTATAACACCACCATCACCAATGGCATGACTCCTCAGTGTTCTGATTTCAAATGGGCCTTTGATTATAAATATGAAAATGCAGCAAAACCTTTATCGGCATTGATCTCAACAGAAAACATCGCAAACTGTAAAGAGGTCATCTATGCCAACTTTATGTACGAAATGAATGATCCTAGTGATTCATCTAAAACCATTCATGGCGAAGACATTGCGCTGATCCGACTGGATCGTCATATTCATCGCCCAGCACTCAAGGTTCAAACTTTAGTGAAGCAAAATGAAACTATTGCGACTGTTGGACATCCCACAGGCTTACCACAAAAAGCCACTCTTAATGGTCGCGTATTAGATACAACCACTCATCCGTACTATTTCACCATGAACTTAGATGTCTTTGGAGGAAATAGTGGTAGTCCTATTTTAAATTCAAAGAACGAAGCCATTGGTGTCATTGTGAGAGCGTTTCCTTCTTTAGACTATATCTATTCAGAAAAAGATCAGTGCTCGCGTCCCAATAAATGCACCCCAGACCTTAAAACCTGTGATGACAAAGATGAAAAGGAAGGAACTGTCATGTACTCTCATGGCCAGTTTATCAGTAACGAAATTCTTGAGCTTATTAAAAACAACGCCCAACCCCTTTAG
- a CDS encoding alpha/beta hydrolase, which produces MSILKSDFAQQLLAKLNVYYFTIAGQILPEVAAQQALRRFMTPPKTQRGPTETHFWDSADRVPLPSGLDARSFGSPQDPEVWVVHGWGSRSSVLRNIIEALVIQNYYVIAWDAPAHGRNPQRTTNMLQVATLLQKDLSIVGKPEVTLIGHSFGAGACAYVASRHDQVTKLITIGGVPDIRKVIFNFWKRIQLPLQAQKHFIDRVENTFGITPLELSPIHFYPQVKAKWLLIHDKNDEDVDFKGIERFMSLKPSIQFLITENLGHYKILKNTWVITKIIQFLRTGTIS; this is translated from the coding sequence ATGTCGATTCTAAAAAGTGACTTCGCACAACAACTTCTGGCAAAACTCAATGTTTATTACTTTACCATTGCAGGCCAAATATTACCCGAAGTGGCGGCTCAACAGGCTCTTCGACGTTTTATGACTCCACCTAAAACCCAGCGCGGCCCCACAGAAACGCACTTTTGGGATAGTGCTGATCGAGTGCCACTCCCCAGTGGTCTTGATGCTAGAAGCTTTGGTAGTCCTCAAGACCCCGAAGTGTGGGTGGTGCATGGTTGGGGTTCACGCAGCTCTGTTTTGCGCAATATCATCGAAGCCTTAGTCATTCAAAACTATTACGTGATCGCATGGGATGCTCCCGCGCATGGCAGAAACCCACAACGCACCACCAATATGTTGCAAGTCGCCACATTGCTACAAAAAGACCTCTCTATTGTGGGAAAGCCTGAAGTGACTCTTATTGGACATTCCTTTGGCGCAGGAGCATGCGCTTATGTGGCTTCAAGACATGATCAGGTCACCAAACTGATCACCATTGGTGGTGTGCCTGACATCAGAAAAGTGATTTTTAATTTTTGGAAAAGAATCCAGCTCCCACTCCAAGCTCAAAAGCACTTTATAGATAGGGTCGAGAACACCTTTGGCATTACTCCATTAGAACTCAGTCCCATTCATTTTTACCCTCAGGTGAAAGCCAAGTGGTTACTTATTCATGATAAAAATGACGAGGATGTAGATTTTAAAGGGATAGAACGATTTATGAGCCTCAAACCTTCTATACAATTTTTAATTACAGAAAATTTAGGCCACTATAAAATTTTAAAAAATACTTGGGTGATCACCAAGATCATTCAATTTTTAAGAACGGGTACAATCAGTTAA
- a CDS encoding ABC transporter ATP-binding protein/permease yields the protein MEKTDKSQFKTLMELYSYAGEYKLTVIWAVIFSILNKIFDLFPPVLIGLAVDTVVKEEQSFMGQLMGYTQFEQLMALAVLTVVIWVFESLFEYLFSVKWKYLAQVIQHKVRMESYAHVLKMDQRFFEKQQSGNIISIINDDVNQLERFLDVGINDLIQITVTVLAIGTLYFVKSPYMALLSFITMPLIVYGGIWFQRFLTPLYRTVRDRVGLLTSELNNNLQGMSTIKSFAKENESYEKLNALSMEYYKANEKAIYISSLFTPLIRMLVMVGFLMTLLVGGHLALQGKIDVGTYSVMIFMIQRLLWPLTRLGQTLDLFQRAMASVSRIFELLSQPIDMKNGFYMAHGSNVKGEIEFKNVNFAYNASEPILSDFNLKIHHGESIGIVGATGSGKSSLVKLLQRFYDPDLGEITLDKKPLRDYDLQSLRSVISVVGQDVYLFHGSILENLMFVKPSATPDEVYEVCKTACIHDFILTLSEGYNTIVGERGQRLSGGQKQRLSIARALLADSPILVLDEATSAVDNVTEANLQLNLQGILKNKTTLIIAHRLSTVINCDRILVLEEGQILEEGGHTKLLKAEGIYHSLWNVQTGAKL from the coding sequence ATGGAAAAAACAGACAAATCGCAATTTAAAACCTTGATGGAGCTTTACTCTTATGCGGGTGAGTATAAATTGACGGTCATCTGGGCTGTCATCTTTTCAATTTTAAATAAAATTTTCGATTTGTTCCCTCCTGTACTGATTGGTCTAGCAGTGGATACTGTGGTCAAAGAAGAGCAATCTTTTATGGGCCAACTTATGGGCTACACGCAATTTGAGCAGTTGATGGCACTTGCGGTTTTAACGGTTGTGATTTGGGTGTTTGAATCTTTGTTTGAATATTTGTTTTCAGTCAAATGGAAGTATCTGGCACAAGTCATTCAACATAAAGTGCGCATGGAAAGTTATGCTCACGTCTTAAAGATGGATCAAAGATTTTTTGAAAAGCAACAGTCAGGAAATATCATTTCGATCATTAACGATGATGTGAACCAACTGGAAAGATTTTTGGATGTGGGGATCAATGATCTTATTCAAATCACAGTGACAGTACTTGCTATTGGAACACTTTACTTTGTAAAGAGCCCTTATATGGCCTTGCTCAGTTTTATCACTATGCCGTTGATTGTGTATGGTGGGATTTGGTTTCAAAGATTCCTTACCCCGCTTTATAGAACAGTCAGGGACCGCGTAGGGCTTTTAACCAGTGAGTTGAATAACAATTTGCAAGGGATGAGTACGATTAAAAGTTTTGCCAAAGAAAATGAAAGTTATGAGAAACTTAACGCACTTTCTATGGAATACTACAAGGCTAATGAAAAAGCGATTTATATCAGTTCTTTATTTACTCCATTGATCCGCATGTTAGTGATGGTGGGATTTTTAATGACTTTGCTGGTGGGTGGACACTTAGCCTTGCAGGGAAAAATAGATGTGGGAACCTATTCGGTGATGATCTTTATGATTCAAAGACTTCTTTGGCCACTGACTCGTTTAGGTCAAACTTTAGATTTGTTCCAAAGAGCGATGGCTAGTGTCAGTCGAATTTTTGAACTGTTGTCCCAGCCCATTGATATGAAAAACGGGTTTTATATGGCCCACGGTTCAAATGTAAAAGGTGAAATCGAGTTTAAAAACGTAAATTTTGCGTATAACGCCAGCGAACCTATCCTTTCCGATTTTAATCTTAAGATTCACCATGGAGAGTCTATAGGTATTGTGGGGGCAACGGGTTCTGGCAAAAGCTCGTTGGTTAAACTTTTACAAAGATTCTATGACCCAGATTTAGGAGAGATCACCTTAGATAAAAAACCACTCAGAGATTATGACTTACAATCGTTAAGGTCAGTGATTTCAGTGGTGGGACAAGATGTTTATTTGTTTCATGGTTCTATTTTAGAAAACTTAATGTTTGTTAAACCCTCAGCAACCCCTGATGAAGTGTACGAAGTATGTAAGACGGCGTGCATTCATGATTTTATTCTTACTCTTTCTGAGGGTTATAATACAATTGTAGGTGAAAGAGGGCAGCGGCTTTCTGGGGGGCAGAAGCAAAGACTATCTATTGCGCGTGCGTTGTTAGCAGATAGCCCCATTTTAGTTTTAGATGAAGCCACCAGTGCTGTGGACAATGTGACAGAGGCCAATTTGCAATTGAATCTCCAAGGGATATTAAAAAATAAAACCACACTGATCATTGCCCATCGTTTATCTACTGTGATCAATTGTGATAGAATTTTGGTCTTAGAAGAAGGTCAGATTTTGGAAGAGGGTGGGCATACCAAGCTTTTAAAAGCCGAAGGAATCTATCATTCTTTGTGGAATGTACAAACTGGTGCGAAACTTTAA